The following nucleotide sequence is from Streptomyces pactum.
GTTGGTCTGGGTGGCGTTGCCGTACACCCCGGCCACCGAGGAGATGTTGACGATGCAGCCGGACTTGCGCTTCATCATCTCGAAGACCACCGCGCGGCAGACGTGGTAGGTACCGTCCAGGTTGACGTCCAGCACCCGGTGCCAGTCCTCGTCCGCCATCAGCAGCAGCGGGTTGTCGCGGGTGATGCCCGCGGAGGTGACCACCACGTCCACCGGGCCGGCTTCCTCCTCGGTGAAGGCGACCAGGTCGCGCACCGAGGAGGCGTCCGAGACATCGGCGCGCCGACCGGTCACCCGGCCGGGGCCGCCGGGGCCCGCCGCCGCACCGCCCGCCTCCCGGGCCTCCTTCTCCAGCGACCGGGCGGCCTCGGAGTCGGAGGCGTAGGCGAAGACCACGTCGTGGCCGTCCCGGGCGAGCCGCAGCACGGTGGCCCGGCCGATGCCGCGGGACCCGCCGGTGACCAGGGCGACCCGTCTGCCGTCGTTGCTGCCGGATGTCCCGGACATGCGCGCTCCCTTCCTCAGCCGTTGTCCCGGTCGGGGGCGGCGCCGGTCAGCTCGGAGGCCGGCCGCATCGCCATCACCAGGCGGCCGACCGTCATCACCACCTCGTCGCCGACCACGCTGTCGCCCTCGAAGATGTACGTCTCGCC
It contains:
- the fabG gene encoding 3-oxoacyl-[acyl-carrier-protein] reductase, which encodes MSGTSGSNDGRRVALVTGGSRGIGRATVLRLARDGHDVVFAYASDSEAARSLEKEAREAGGAAAGPGGPGRVTGRRADVSDASSVRDLVAFTEEEAGPVDVVVTSAGITRDNPLLLMADEDWHRVLDVNLDGTYHVCRAVVFEMMKRKSGCIVNISSVAGVYGNATQTNYAASKAGIIGFTKSLAKEVGRYGIRANVVAPGFIETDMTANLSEKVRKDAAKSIPLRRFGRPEEVADMVAYLVRADYVTGAVFQVDGGIVL